The following coding sequences lie in one Metopolophium dirhodum isolate CAU chromosome 5, ASM1992520v1, whole genome shotgun sequence genomic window:
- the LOC132944974 gene encoding uncharacterized protein LOC132944974 isoform X1, whose amino-acid sequence MFKCEQCPLVFMYETNLMVHRKTHINFFKCDQCTSEFTAKRNLTAHRKTHGGVRFPCTRCSITFSYKTNLKKHLKNVHGVIQAPIRQRNIRIMPKTTTPDNVHGIMQQGNIQIAPQIFVPDIPAGSSCVRDTEVNGPPVIPTLNDAVTDCPVEPSVRNDKLSAVRDSVSPVRDNIMSTVRDNVMDEFYNNVDDDGDYAQVADIIENLGFCKKEDSYTTLDNGKRVSSANTKSAVRAKKLRLNLVKSPGFTQISTSSNNTITWYYVKNTGNIQNYIYFLDSIKSELINLLKSIASKNPIKFNLKLEATYNIPNVEYSSENRAFKTSAKAVFCDTGVQEIVEEAFAKLMKEQDEYTSKGSGFTLQCIDGLMLGVYKYTPIGGSSYIQLPDAIENKKATINPQNIDMQCFKWAILAKHVTGENKCRIGDNYIKHEKKYNFTNISFPTPLHQVKIFEKNNPNVSVNVYGIDKKFQPPKFPEYKVFPLKVVHEEKPDHFDLLIISDGDNSHYSYISNFSRLIRSQKTKHDGQTIFCKRCFTTFDKQQYKYKLNGVAGLEQHKLICGEHKPILPQIPEPGSILEFTAWDKTQRHPIVIYADFEAILKKTDEKIGEKTTAFQEHEPMSYGYMVKANDEIPMELLEKFGIPTSPVIYRGNENNKDVAKHFVDSIVDIAKKIEELLKTNIPIIFTGEQRKTHELCNNCNLCKTKFSRENHKVADHCHLSGKFRQSLCNTCNLKLQTPNFVPVFFHNLSNYDSHFIVTRLGYDTNSISVIPNSEEKFITFSKYISNSFTLRFIDTLRFMASSLSTLSKNLITPGFEKFRNSAKHFSAQDLPLVTRKGVYPYDYTDDWDKLEETSLPAEKDFYSSLEESHIKHEDFEHANTVWNHFSCQTLGEYSDLYLKIDVLLLTDVFENFRDLCLTTYHLDPSFYYTAPGFSFDCMLKYTGQQLELLHDYDMLLMIEKGKMIIYFFFLKCEIILDFIIGIRGGLTQASMRYAKANNEKTPDYDPTKPKSWLVYQDCNNLYGYAMSQFMPYGGFKWVEPTLDGLNALDDSSPIGRMYEVDISYPKELHDKHNDLPFLPKNDIPPGSKVKKLMATLHSKKNYVIHYRNLQQAIKNGLVVEKVHRVIQFNQSDWLKKYIELNTEMRKKAKNDFEKDFFKLLNNAVFGKTMENLRLRIKMELVCSEKRLQKLINLTTFKHCITYNETLNAISLENKIIKFCKPIYIGFAVLEISKTVMYDYHYNVMQAHYGNKIELMYTDTDSLVYYIQTDDFYKDLENNSNLLDRMDTSDLPRDHPCYIAERKKIPGLFSDETNSEVMTDFCALRSKSYAYKINGKEKIRAKGIRGHVVKNHMNFEDHYRCLFGDATLDTKTENVSIRSFKHQLKTIKSNKVTYNSFDDKRIILEDRIHTLAHGHYSTEEPDTLAEQDE is encoded by the exons atgtttaaatgcgaGCAATGCCCTTTGGTATTCATGTACGAAACTAATTTGATGGTTCACCGAAAAAcgcatataaatttttttaaatgcgaTCAATGTACTTCGGAATTCACGGCGAAACGTAATTTAACTGCTCACCGAAAAACACATGGCGGTGTCCGTTTCCCGTGTACTAGATGCTCCATTACATTCAGTTACAAGACCAACctcaaaaaacatttgaaaaatgttcatg gtgtTATACAAGCCCCGATTCGGCAAAGAAATATTCGAATCATGCCGAAAACAACCACTCCCGATAATGTTCATG gtATCATGCAGCAAGGAAATATACAGATCGCACCCCAAATATTTGTTCCTGATATTCCAGCAGGTTCGTCATGTGTACGAGATACCGAGGTAAACGGTCCACCAGTGATACCAACCCTAAATGATGCCGTGACAGACTGTCCGGTGGAACCATCCGTCCGAAATGATAAACTATCAGCAGTACGAGATAGCGTATCACCAGTACGAGATAACATAATGTCAACAGTACGAGATAACGTGATGGATGAATTTTACAACAACGTGGATGACGATGGCGATTACGCTCAAGTTGCAGATATCATCGAAAACCTTGGATTCTGTAAAAAGGAAg attcatACACCACTCTTGATAATGGAAAACGCGTTTCCAGTGCAAACACTAAATCTGCTGTCAGGGCAAAAAAATTACGCTTGAATCTCGTAAAGTCCCCCGGGTTTACACAAATCTCGACGTCATCAAACAACACAATCACTTGGTATTACGTAAAAAATACCGGcaatattcaaaactatatttACTTCCTTGATTCTATTAAATCCGAACTAATCAATTTACTAAAATCAATTGCGAGTAAAAATCCgatcaagtttaatttaaagCTTGAGGcgacatataatataccaaatgtcGAATATTCATCGGAAAACCGTGCTTTCAAAACATCGGCTAAGGCGGTTTTCTGTGATACCGGAGTACAGGAAATTGTTGAAGAGGCATTCGCTAAATTAATGAAAGAGCAAGACGAGTATACAAGCAAGGGTAGTGGTTTCACATTACAATGTATAGACGGTTTAATgttaggtgtatataaatatacacctaTAGGCGGCTCATCCTACATACAACTACCAGATgcgatagaaaataaaaaagccACGATTAACCCTCAAAACATAGACATGCAATGCTTCAAATGGGCAATCCTAGCAAAACATGTTACAGGAGAAAATAAATGTCGTATTggtgataattatataaaacacgaaaaaaaatataattttacaaatatatcgtTCCCGACACCACTACATCaggttaaaatttttgaaaaaaataacccaAACGTGTCCGTAAATGTTTACGGTATCGATAAGAAATTTCAACCACCAAAATTTCCGGAATATAAAGTATTCCCTCTGAAAGTAGTACATGAAGAAAAACCCGACCATTTTGATCTACTTATAATATCAGACGGGGATAACAGTCACTATAGCTACATCTCTAATTTTTCACGGCTCATCAGATCACAAAAAACCAAACACGATGGACAAACAATATTTTGCAAACGGTGCTTCACAACATTCGACAAACAAcagtacaaatataaattaaacggcGTGGCAGGACTAgaacaacataaattaatatgtggGGAGCACAAACCCATACTACCTCAGATACCTGAACCTGGGTCAATACTCGAGTTTACTGCATGGGATAAAACACAACGTCATCCTATAGTAATTTATGCAGATTTCGAAGCAATTCTCAAGAAAACTGATGAGAAAATTGGAGAAAAAACAACAGCTTTTCAAGAACACGAACCCATGAGCTATGGGTATATGGTTAAAGCAAATGACGAAATACCGATGGAACTGCTTGAAAAATTCGGAATTCCAACATCACCCGTAATCTACCgtggaaatgaaaataataaggaCGTGGCGAAACATTTTGTAGATAGTATTGTAGACAtagctaaaaaaattgaagaattacTCAAAACAAACATTCCTATAATTTTCACGGGTGAACAACGAAAAACACAcgaattatgtaataattgtaatttatgtaagaCCAAGTTTTCTCGTGAAAATCATAAAGTGGCAGATCACTGCCATTTATCGGGAAAATTTAGACAATCGTTATGCAATACGTGTAATCTTAAACTTCAAACACCAAACTTTGTACcggtattttttcataatttatcgaATTATGATTCACATTTCATTGTCACTCGTCTTGGATATGATACAAACTCCATCTCTGTAATACCAAACAGCGAAGAAAAGTttattacgttttcaaaatatataagcaaTTCGTTCACATTAAGATTTATCGATACACTGAGATTTATGGCCTCCAGCTTATCAacactttcaaaaaatttaatcacACCTGGATTTGAAAAGTTTAGAAACAGCGCAAAACATTTTTCCGCACAGGATTTACCACTAGTTACCCGTAAGGGTGTATACCCGTATGACTATACAGATGATTGGGATAAGCTCGAAGAAACCAGTTTACCGGCAGAAAAAGATTTTTACAGTTCATTGGAAGAATCACATATAAAACATGAGGATTTTGAACATGCAAATACAGTTTGGAACCATTTCAGCTGTCAAACACTCGGGGAATACTctgatctttatttaaaaatcgatgTGCTACTGTTGACTgatgtgtttgaaaatttccgAGACCTCTGTTTAACCACCTACCATCTGGATCCATCATTTTACTACACGGCGCCAGGATTTAGTTTTGACTGTATGTTGAAATACACGGGCCAACAACTCGAATTACTTCATGATTATGACATGTTGTTAATGATTGAAAAaggtaaaatgattatttattttttttttttaaaatgtgaaataatacTTGATTTTATTATAGGAATTCGCGGTGGGTTGACTCAGGCGAGCATGAGATATGCAAAGGCGAATAATGAAAAGACACCAGATTATGATCCAACAAAACCGAAATCATGGCTTGTTTATCAGGAtt gtaataatttgtatggttaCGCAATGTCACAATTCATGCCATACGGTGGATTTAAGTGGGTCGAACCCACACTAGATGGGTTAAATGCTTTAGACGATAGTTCACCAATCGGTCGGATGTATGAGGTTGACATATCATACCCAAAAGAACTTCATGACAAACATAATGACTTGCCATTCCTACCGAAAAATGATATTCCACCCggttcaaaagttaaaaaacttaTGGCAACACTCCATTCAAAGAAAAACTACGTGATTCATTATCGGAACCTACAGCAGGCCATTAAAAACGGACTAGTAGTGGAAAAA gttcACAGAGTTATACAGTTTAATCAGTCAGACTGGCTTAAGAAATATATAGAATTAAACACTGAGATGCGAAAAAAAGCTAAAAACGACTTCGAAAAGgactttttcaaacttttaaacaacGCTGTtttcg GGAAGACGATGGAGAATTTAAGACTTAGAATTAAAATGGAGCTTGTTTGTAGTGAAAAACGTCTGCAAAAACTTATAAACCTTACAACATTCAAACACTGCATTACATACAATGAAACTCTGAATGCCATatcattagaaaataaaattatcaagttttgcaagccaatatatatag gtTTTGCAGTATTGGAAATTTCGAAGACCGTTATGTATGATTATCATTACAACGTTATGCAAGCCCATTATGGAAATAAAATTGAGCTCATGTATACTGATACag attcactGGTATACTATATCCAGACCGATGATTTTTACAAAGACTTGGAAAATAATTCCAATTTACTCGATCGAATGGATACATCAGACTTACCACGAGACCATCCGTGTTACATTGCCGAACGAAAGAAAATTCCGGGTCTGTTTTCCGATGAGACTAATTCAGAGGTTATGACAGATTTTTGTGCACTACGTTCAAAGTCTTATGCATATAAGATCAATGGTAAGGAGAAGATCCGGGCGAAAGGAATCCGAGGACATGTAGTGAAAAACCACATGAACTTCGAGGATCATTATCGCTGTCTGTTTGGGGATGCAACCTTGGATACGAAGACAGAAAATGTCTCTATCCGTTCATTCAAACATCAATTGAAGACCATTAAATCAAACAAAGTCACTTATAATAGTTTCGATGACAAGAGGATTATACTCGAGGATAGAATACATACCCTAGCTCACGGACACTACTCCACAGA gGAACCCGATACACTAGCTGAGCAAGATGAATAA
- the LOC132944974 gene encoding uncharacterized protein LOC132944974 isoform X2 — MFKCEQCPLVFMYETNLMVHRKTHINFFKCDQCTSEFTAKRNLTAHRKTHGGVRFPCTRCSITFSYKTNLKKHLKNVHGVIQAPIRQRNIRIMPKTTTPDNVHGIMQQGNIQIAPQIFVPDIPAGSSCVRDTEVNGPPVIPTLNDAVTDCPVEPSVRNDKLSAVRDSVSPVRDNIMSTVRDNVMDEFYNNVDDDGDYAQVADIIENLGFCKKEDSYTTLDNGKRVSSANTKSAVRAKKLRLNLVKSPGFTQISTSSNNTITWYYVKNTGNIQNYIYFLDSIKSELINLLKSIASKNPIKFNLKLEATYNIPNVEYSSENRAFKTSAKAVFCDTGVQEIVEEAFAKLMKEQDEYTSKGSGFTLQCIDGLMLGVYKYTPIGGSSYIQLPDAIENKKATINPQNIDMQCFKWAILAKHVTGENKCRIGDNYIKHEKKYNFTNISFPTPLHQVKIFEKNNPNVSVNVYGIDKKFQPPKFPEYKVFPLKVVHEEKPDHFDLLIISDGDNSHYSYISNFSRLIRSQKTKHDGQTIFCKRCFTTFDKQQYKYKLNGVAGLEQHKLICGEHKPILPQIPEPGSILEFTAWDKTQRHPIVIYADFEAILKKTDEKIGEKTTAFQEHEPMSYGYMVKANDEIPMELLEKFGIPTSPVIYRGNENNKDVAKHFVDSIVDIAKKIEELLKTNIPIIFTGEQRKTHELCNNCNLCKTKFSRENHKVADHCHLSGKFRQSLCNTCNLKLQTPNFVPVFFHNLSNYDSHFIVTRLGYDTNSISVIPNSEEKFITFSKYISNSFTLRFIDTLRFMASSLSTLSKNLITPGFEKFRNSAKHFSAQDLPLVTRKGVYPYDYTDDWDKLEETSLPAEKDFYSSLEESHIKHEDFEHANTVWNHFSCQTLGEYSDLYLKIDVLLLTDVFENFRDLCLTTYHLDPSFYYTAPGFSFDCMLKYTGQQLELLHDYDMLLMIEKGIRGGLTQASMRYAKANNEKTPDYDPTKPKSWLVYQDCNNLYGYAMSQFMPYGGFKWVEPTLDGLNALDDSSPIGRMYEVDISYPKELHDKHNDLPFLPKNDIPPGSKVKKLMATLHSKKNYVIHYRNLQQAIKNGLVVEKVHRVIQFNQSDWLKKYIELNTEMRKKAKNDFEKDFFKLLNNAVFGKTMENLRLRIKMELVCSEKRLQKLINLTTFKHCITYNETLNAISLENKIIKFCKPIYIGFAVLEISKTVMYDYHYNVMQAHYGNKIELMYTDTDSLVYYIQTDDFYKDLENNSNLLDRMDTSDLPRDHPCYIAERKKIPGLFSDETNSEVMTDFCALRSKSYAYKINGKEKIRAKGIRGHVVKNHMNFEDHYRCLFGDATLDTKTENVSIRSFKHQLKTIKSNKVTYNSFDDKRIILEDRIHTLAHGHYSTEEPDTLAEQDE; from the exons atgtttaaatgcgaGCAATGCCCTTTGGTATTCATGTACGAAACTAATTTGATGGTTCACCGAAAAAcgcatataaatttttttaaatgcgaTCAATGTACTTCGGAATTCACGGCGAAACGTAATTTAACTGCTCACCGAAAAACACATGGCGGTGTCCGTTTCCCGTGTACTAGATGCTCCATTACATTCAGTTACAAGACCAACctcaaaaaacatttgaaaaatgttcatg gtgtTATACAAGCCCCGATTCGGCAAAGAAATATTCGAATCATGCCGAAAACAACCACTCCCGATAATGTTCATG gtATCATGCAGCAAGGAAATATACAGATCGCACCCCAAATATTTGTTCCTGATATTCCAGCAGGTTCGTCATGTGTACGAGATACCGAGGTAAACGGTCCACCAGTGATACCAACCCTAAATGATGCCGTGACAGACTGTCCGGTGGAACCATCCGTCCGAAATGATAAACTATCAGCAGTACGAGATAGCGTATCACCAGTACGAGATAACATAATGTCAACAGTACGAGATAACGTGATGGATGAATTTTACAACAACGTGGATGACGATGGCGATTACGCTCAAGTTGCAGATATCATCGAAAACCTTGGATTCTGTAAAAAGGAAg attcatACACCACTCTTGATAATGGAAAACGCGTTTCCAGTGCAAACACTAAATCTGCTGTCAGGGCAAAAAAATTACGCTTGAATCTCGTAAAGTCCCCCGGGTTTACACAAATCTCGACGTCATCAAACAACACAATCACTTGGTATTACGTAAAAAATACCGGcaatattcaaaactatatttACTTCCTTGATTCTATTAAATCCGAACTAATCAATTTACTAAAATCAATTGCGAGTAAAAATCCgatcaagtttaatttaaagCTTGAGGcgacatataatataccaaatgtcGAATATTCATCGGAAAACCGTGCTTTCAAAACATCGGCTAAGGCGGTTTTCTGTGATACCGGAGTACAGGAAATTGTTGAAGAGGCATTCGCTAAATTAATGAAAGAGCAAGACGAGTATACAAGCAAGGGTAGTGGTTTCACATTACAATGTATAGACGGTTTAATgttaggtgtatataaatatacacctaTAGGCGGCTCATCCTACATACAACTACCAGATgcgatagaaaataaaaaagccACGATTAACCCTCAAAACATAGACATGCAATGCTTCAAATGGGCAATCCTAGCAAAACATGTTACAGGAGAAAATAAATGTCGTATTggtgataattatataaaacacgaaaaaaaatataattttacaaatatatcgtTCCCGACACCACTACATCaggttaaaatttttgaaaaaaataacccaAACGTGTCCGTAAATGTTTACGGTATCGATAAGAAATTTCAACCACCAAAATTTCCGGAATATAAAGTATTCCCTCTGAAAGTAGTACATGAAGAAAAACCCGACCATTTTGATCTACTTATAATATCAGACGGGGATAACAGTCACTATAGCTACATCTCTAATTTTTCACGGCTCATCAGATCACAAAAAACCAAACACGATGGACAAACAATATTTTGCAAACGGTGCTTCACAACATTCGACAAACAAcagtacaaatataaattaaacggcGTGGCAGGACTAgaacaacataaattaatatgtggGGAGCACAAACCCATACTACCTCAGATACCTGAACCTGGGTCAATACTCGAGTTTACTGCATGGGATAAAACACAACGTCATCCTATAGTAATTTATGCAGATTTCGAAGCAATTCTCAAGAAAACTGATGAGAAAATTGGAGAAAAAACAACAGCTTTTCAAGAACACGAACCCATGAGCTATGGGTATATGGTTAAAGCAAATGACGAAATACCGATGGAACTGCTTGAAAAATTCGGAATTCCAACATCACCCGTAATCTACCgtggaaatgaaaataataaggaCGTGGCGAAACATTTTGTAGATAGTATTGTAGACAtagctaaaaaaattgaagaattacTCAAAACAAACATTCCTATAATTTTCACGGGTGAACAACGAAAAACACAcgaattatgtaataattgtaatttatgtaagaCCAAGTTTTCTCGTGAAAATCATAAAGTGGCAGATCACTGCCATTTATCGGGAAAATTTAGACAATCGTTATGCAATACGTGTAATCTTAAACTTCAAACACCAAACTTTGTACcggtattttttcataatttatcgaATTATGATTCACATTTCATTGTCACTCGTCTTGGATATGATACAAACTCCATCTCTGTAATACCAAACAGCGAAGAAAAGTttattacgttttcaaaatatataagcaaTTCGTTCACATTAAGATTTATCGATACACTGAGATTTATGGCCTCCAGCTTATCAacactttcaaaaaatttaatcacACCTGGATTTGAAAAGTTTAGAAACAGCGCAAAACATTTTTCCGCACAGGATTTACCACTAGTTACCCGTAAGGGTGTATACCCGTATGACTATACAGATGATTGGGATAAGCTCGAAGAAACCAGTTTACCGGCAGAAAAAGATTTTTACAGTTCATTGGAAGAATCACATATAAAACATGAGGATTTTGAACATGCAAATACAGTTTGGAACCATTTCAGCTGTCAAACACTCGGGGAATACTctgatctttatttaaaaatcgatgTGCTACTGTTGACTgatgtgtttgaaaatttccgAGACCTCTGTTTAACCACCTACCATCTGGATCCATCATTTTACTACACGGCGCCAGGATTTAGTTTTGACTGTATGTTGAAATACACGGGCCAACAACTCGAATTACTTCATGATTATGACATGTTGTTAATGATTGAAAAag GAATTCGCGGTGGGTTGACTCAGGCGAGCATGAGATATGCAAAGGCGAATAATGAAAAGACACCAGATTATGATCCAACAAAACCGAAATCATGGCTTGTTTATCAGGAtt gtaataatttgtatggttaCGCAATGTCACAATTCATGCCATACGGTGGATTTAAGTGGGTCGAACCCACACTAGATGGGTTAAATGCTTTAGACGATAGTTCACCAATCGGTCGGATGTATGAGGTTGACATATCATACCCAAAAGAACTTCATGACAAACATAATGACTTGCCATTCCTACCGAAAAATGATATTCCACCCggttcaaaagttaaaaaacttaTGGCAACACTCCATTCAAAGAAAAACTACGTGATTCATTATCGGAACCTACAGCAGGCCATTAAAAACGGACTAGTAGTGGAAAAA gttcACAGAGTTATACAGTTTAATCAGTCAGACTGGCTTAAGAAATATATAGAATTAAACACTGAGATGCGAAAAAAAGCTAAAAACGACTTCGAAAAGgactttttcaaacttttaaacaacGCTGTtttcg GGAAGACGATGGAGAATTTAAGACTTAGAATTAAAATGGAGCTTGTTTGTAGTGAAAAACGTCTGCAAAAACTTATAAACCTTACAACATTCAAACACTGCATTACATACAATGAAACTCTGAATGCCATatcattagaaaataaaattatcaagttttgcaagccaatatatatag gtTTTGCAGTATTGGAAATTTCGAAGACCGTTATGTATGATTATCATTACAACGTTATGCAAGCCCATTATGGAAATAAAATTGAGCTCATGTATACTGATACag attcactGGTATACTATATCCAGACCGATGATTTTTACAAAGACTTGGAAAATAATTCCAATTTACTCGATCGAATGGATACATCAGACTTACCACGAGACCATCCGTGTTACATTGCCGAACGAAAGAAAATTCCGGGTCTGTTTTCCGATGAGACTAATTCAGAGGTTATGACAGATTTTTGTGCACTACGTTCAAAGTCTTATGCATATAAGATCAATGGTAAGGAGAAGATCCGGGCGAAAGGAATCCGAGGACATGTAGTGAAAAACCACATGAACTTCGAGGATCATTATCGCTGTCTGTTTGGGGATGCAACCTTGGATACGAAGACAGAAAATGTCTCTATCCGTTCATTCAAACATCAATTGAAGACCATTAAATCAAACAAAGTCACTTATAATAGTTTCGATGACAAGAGGATTATACTCGAGGATAGAATACATACCCTAGCTCACGGACACTACTCCACAGA gGAACCCGATACACTAGCTGAGCAAGATGAATAA
- the LOC132945768 gene encoding uncharacterized protein LOC132945768: protein MAGPVANMANIWKKKPFKYTPPSPPANLIDCSNLTIDFAARKFLNIGLDPTDEFNTRIHIITASRYVNIPVDFLNRIFRLMGNILSFILDQPEKYKRKLFLETDSISLSSMVYQSENTLVIESKIQDGCRVLLNRTDLLLLQDLESTISEIIDRKSIIIKPIVIHQIDLIASFLKTNSMLKHSTLEIMRNRVRNVNNDFISIHVIGENDYIFTSQLKLYATDCIVQKWMEKLEKDEGYNGQCSLVYSPPSFNSLYGQENLPLISPLSPPTQESHVENMEYSLPTQESPVENMQYSLPTQESFTENDGPFGPQYIYN, encoded by the exons atggctGGACCAGTTGCAAATATGGCTAATATTTGGAAGAAGAAGCCTTTTAAATATACTCCACCATCACCGCCAGCTAATCTCATCGATTGTAGTAATTTAACTATCGATTTCGCGGCTCGtaagtttttaaacattggACTAGACCCTACCGATGAATTCAATACcaggatacatattataacagctTCACGTTATGTAAATATTCCTGTCGACTTTCTAAATCGAATATTCAGACTTATGGGAAACATTCTATCGTTCATACTCGATCAAccagaaaaatataaacgaaaattatttttggagaCAGACTCAATTTCATTATCTAGTATGGTGTATCAATCGGAGAACACACTCGTTATAGAATCAAAAATTCAAGACGGTTGTCGTGTTTTGTTAAATCGTACCGACCTATTACTCTTGCAAGATTTAGAATCTACCATTTCTGAGATCATCGAtagaaaatctattataattaaaccaaTTGTAATACATCAAATTGATCTAATCGCCTCATTCTTAAAAACAAACTCGATGTTAAAACACTCGACACTCGAAATAATGAGAAACCGTGTGAGAAACGTCAATAATGATTTCATTTCAATACACGTTATTGGTGAGAACGACTACATTTTCACAAgtcagttaaaattatatgcaacTGATTGTATCGTTCAAAAATGgatggaaaaattggaaaaagatgag ggATACAATGGTCAGTGTTCATTAGTTTATTCTCCGCCATCGTTTAACAGTTTATATGGACAG gaaaATCTGCCATTAATCTCGCCCTTATCTCCACCGACACAAGAGAGCCACGTCGAAAACATGGAGTATTCTCTACCCACACAGGAGAGCCCCGTCGAAAACATGCAGTATTCTCTACCCACACAGGAGAGCTTCACCGAAAACGATGGACCATTTGGACCacagtatatatataactaa